Proteins encoded within one genomic window of Gigantopelta aegis isolate Gae_Host chromosome 2, Gae_host_genome, whole genome shotgun sequence:
- the LOC121380017 gene encoding putative ankyrin repeat protein RF_0381, giving the protein MFGADNTAVSMLKWRTGSYDVVSPETDWDITAAARRGLLNQVTKCLQSLQSCSSRKLDQALNNAAMYGHAQVMEVLLEAGSDVNARDSSGSTQLFNVVLKDFPECAAVLLKHGADVNARNTFGDTAVHVACEQCRERCLGVLLSREEVDIDVQNSDGFSPLMVAAKSSFVSGVEALTRKRCNVNLVSKSHKSALIYCLGKDIPLQHDQGRKVDKILKFVCLKSLVIAKADINWPDREGFTPLHYAVKTDSLDCVRLLVNENCYLNGKGFFRQVSPQKLTTLLCCGDRATPVTAFLLSVYYGNLTITKFLVDSGCEYYNCEFVLQYLTADSDMSRYLLDVFQKVRSLQKLSIMSIRQSIGVDVRNKVGGLEIPNKLKRNICEPQMSV; this is encoded by the coding sequence ATGTTCGGTGCTGACAACACTGCAGTGTCGATGTTGAAGTGGAGAACCGGAAGTTATGATGTGGTTTCGCCGGAAACTGACTGGGACATCACCGCTGCGGCAAGACGAGGTTTATTAAACCAAGTGACAAAATGTCTACAGAGTCTTCAGTCGTGTAGCTCGAGAAAACTCGACCAGGCTCTCAACAATGCTGCGATGTACGGTCACGCCCAGGTCATGGAGGTCCTTCTGGAAGCAGGAAGTGACGTTAACGCACGAGACTCGTCTGGGAGTACCCAGCTGTTCAACGTCGTGCTGAAGGATTTCCCAGAATGCGCCGCGGTGCTGTTGAAACATGGCGCAGACGTCAATGCACGGAATACATTCGGCGACACGGCCGTGCACGTTGCGTGCGAACAGTGCAGGGAGCGCTGTCTTGGCGTTCTGTTATCACGAGAAGAGGTCGACATCGACGTTCAGAACAGCGATGGCTTCTCGCCATTAATGGTGGCAGCTAAATCTAGTTTCGTGTCTGGAGTGGAAGCTTTAACTCGGAAAAGATGCAACGTCAATCTAGTTAGTAAATCACACAAGTCAGCTCTGATCTATTGTCTGGGCAAGGACATTCCTCTGCAACACGATCAGGGACGAAAAGTCGACAAAATCCTAAAGTTTGTCTGCCTGAAAAGTCTGGTAATCGCGAAAGCCGACATAAACTGGCCGGACCGAGAAGGGTTCACACCGCTGCACTATGCAGTGAAAACGGACAGCTTGGACTGTGTCCGGCTGCTGGTTAATGAAAACTGTTACCTCAATGGAAAAGGATTTTTCCGTCAAGTTTCGCCACAGAAACTGACCACTCTTCTTTGTTGTGGAGACCGAGCTACACCAGTGACGGCGTTTCTTCTGTCCGTGTACTATGGAAACTTAACCATCACAAAGTTCCTTGTAGACAGCGGCTGTGAATATTACAACTGTGAATTTGTACTCCAGTATTTGACAGCAGACAGTGATATGAGTCGGTATCTTCTTGATGTATTTCAGAAGGTACGAAGCCTACAGAAATTGTCCATAATGAGCATCAGACAATCTATTGGCGTGGACGTCAGAAATAAAGTGGGTGGTCTGGAAATTCCCAACAAACTGAAGAGGAACATTTGTGAACCGCAGATGTCGGTGTAA